A window of the Bacteroides thetaiotaomicron VPI-5482 genome harbors these coding sequences:
- a CDS encoding ABC transporter substrate-binding protein — protein sequence MKFKSIISTITLLCLLSLASCVYNKKTSLEAFKQDVYMPEYATGFKILGAKNAQSTLIQVSNPWQGAKDVTMSYFISRNGELPPAGFTGPTIPAGAQRIVCMSSSYIAMLDALGQMNRIVAVSGINYIANPYILAHKDSIKDMGPEINYELLLGLKPDVVLLYGIGDAQTAVTDKLKELAIPYMYVGEYLEESPLGKAEWLVALSELTDSRDKGIEVFSEIPKRYQALKDLTASVEHHPTVMFNTPWNDSWVMPSTQSYMAQLVTDAGADYIYKENTSNSSAPIGLETAYGLIQKADYWINVGTASTLDELKNMNPKFADAKSVRDKTVYNNNLRITATGGNDYWESAVVRPDVVLRDLIHIFHPELVSDSTYYYRHLE from the coding sequence ATGAAATTTAAATCCATTATTTCAACTATCACGCTATTATGCCTCCTTTCTTTGGCAAGCTGCGTATACAATAAAAAAACTTCTTTGGAAGCATTCAAGCAAGACGTATACATGCCCGAATATGCTACCGGATTCAAGATACTGGGCGCAAAGAATGCCCAAAGCACCTTGATACAAGTATCCAACCCGTGGCAGGGAGCCAAAGATGTAACAATGTCCTACTTCATCTCCCGCAATGGTGAGCTCCCCCCCGCAGGATTCACCGGACCGACCATCCCTGCCGGAGCCCAACGCATCGTATGTATGTCTTCTTCCTACATCGCCATGCTCGACGCACTGGGACAGATGAACCGCATCGTCGCCGTATCCGGCATCAATTACATAGCCAATCCCTACATCCTCGCTCACAAAGATTCTATCAAGGACATGGGTCCTGAAATAAACTACGAGCTGTTACTGGGATTAAAGCCGGACGTCGTACTGCTATATGGCATCGGTGATGCCCAGACAGCCGTGACAGACAAGCTGAAAGAACTCGCTATCCCTTATATGTATGTAGGAGAATATCTGGAAGAGTCACCGCTTGGCAAAGCCGAATGGCTGGTTGCCCTCTCCGAACTGACAGACAGCCGTGACAAAGGCATCGAAGTATTCAGTGAAATCCCCAAACGCTATCAGGCACTGAAAGACCTTACCGCATCCGTAGAGCATCACCCTACCGTGATGTTCAACACCCCGTGGAACGACAGCTGGGTGATGCCTTCCACCCAGAGCTATATGGCACAACTGGTCACTGACGCAGGAGCCGACTATATATATAAGGAGAACACCTCCAACAGCTCCGCCCCCATCGGCCTGGAAACTGCCTACGGACTGATACAAAAAGCAGACTATTGGATCAATGTAGGCACGGCATCCACACTGGACGAACTGAAAAACATGAATCCCAAGTTTGCCGATGCCAAATCTGTCCGTGATAAAACAGTTTATAACAACAACCTGCGGATAACCGCCACAGGAGGCAATGACTACTGGGAATCGGCAGTCGTACGTCCGGACGTCGTATTGCGTGATCTGATTCATATCTTTCATCCCGAACTTGTATCCGACTCAACCTACTATTACAGACATCTAGAATGA
- a CDS encoding glycoside hydrolase family 127 protein: MKSTNLLKSLAVIATLSGTPHSAVQGQTGKVQFANIENVKVNDAFWSPKFKTWNEVTINDVLNKFEGKHTNAPEQHNAFCNFDKVAKGERGTQGHFGEPWFDGLIYESIRGIADYLVMYPDKELETRIDRYIDRIEAAQMTEPTGYLETYTLLKEPEHRWGDNGGFLRWQHDVYNAGMMIEAAVHYYKATGKTKLLEVATRYTNYMADYMGPAPKKNIVPSHSGPEEAIIKLYWLFKEQPELKKQLSVSVNEDAYWKLATFWIENRGHHCGYPLWLTWGNGKSEKWIRDAQYNAPEHGEHSRPTWGDYAQDSIPVFEQQTIEGHAVRATLLATGITTAALENHSPKYIETAKRLWDNMTGRRMFITGGVGAIHEDEKFGPDFFLPPGAYLETCAAIGAGFFSQRMNELTGKGMYMDELERVLYNSLLTAVSLKGDNYTYQNPLNAEKHNRWEWHGCPCCPPMFLKITSALPGFIYASDKKGVYINLFIGSETEIKLSSKNSVQLKQETSYPWKGKVNISVNPQKTDKFPIKVRIPGWAQGIENPYELYQSNLKGAPQLFVNGKSVPIKIVDGYAEINRKWQKGDLIELELPIQPRIITAHTNTKDLSNTVCIASGPIIYCFEDVDNPDFKDFRLDTNAPLEIIYQKDLLNGVNIIKSNGKTTAIAIPYYSITNRKRDSSHKVWVPKL, translated from the coding sequence ATGAAAAGTACAAATCTACTTAAATCCTTGGCAGTTATAGCAACACTATCCGGAACTCCACATAGCGCGGTACAAGGACAGACTGGGAAAGTACAATTTGCGAACATTGAAAACGTAAAAGTGAACGACGCATTCTGGAGCCCCAAATTTAAAACATGGAATGAAGTAACCATCAATGATGTACTAAACAAATTCGAGGGTAAACACACCAACGCCCCGGAACAGCACAATGCTTTCTGTAATTTTGATAAAGTGGCCAAAGGTGAACGTGGCACACAGGGACACTTCGGAGAGCCGTGGTTCGACGGACTTATCTATGAATCGATTCGGGGTATTGCAGATTATCTGGTCATGTATCCGGATAAAGAACTGGAAACACGTATTGACAGATATATCGACCGTATCGAAGCAGCACAAATGACAGAACCAACCGGATACTTAGAGACTTATACACTTCTGAAAGAACCGGAACACCGTTGGGGAGACAATGGTGGTTTCCTCCGGTGGCAACACGATGTGTATAATGCCGGCATGATGATTGAAGCCGCTGTGCATTACTACAAAGCAACCGGAAAAACCAAACTGTTGGAAGTCGCCACCCGCTATACAAATTACATGGCAGACTATATGGGACCAGCACCCAAGAAAAATATTGTTCCCTCTCACTCCGGCCCGGAAGAAGCCATTATCAAACTATACTGGCTATTCAAAGAACAACCGGAACTTAAAAAACAATTATCAGTGTCCGTAAATGAAGACGCTTACTGGAAGCTAGCTACTTTCTGGATTGAAAACAGAGGGCATCATTGTGGCTATCCTTTATGGTTGACTTGGGGCAATGGCAAATCCGAAAAATGGATCAGAGATGCCCAATATAATGCTCCTGAGCATGGCGAGCATAGTCGTCCGACATGGGGAGATTATGCTCAAGACTCAATTCCGGTATTTGAGCAACAAACCATTGAAGGACATGCCGTACGCGCCACACTATTAGCAACTGGTATCACTACTGCCGCTTTGGAAAATCATTCACCTAAATATATAGAAACAGCCAAGCGCCTTTGGGACAATATGACCGGTAGACGTATGTTCATCACAGGAGGAGTCGGCGCTATCCACGAAGACGAAAAATTCGGTCCAGACTTTTTCCTTCCTCCGGGTGCCTATCTGGAAACTTGTGCTGCCATTGGCGCCGGATTCTTTAGCCAAAGAATGAACGAGCTAACCGGTAAAGGAATGTATATGGACGAACTGGAACGCGTTCTATACAACAGTTTGCTTACCGCAGTTTCACTCAAAGGAGACAATTATACCTATCAGAATCCCTTAAACGCAGAGAAACATAATCGTTGGGAATGGCATGGTTGCCCTTGCTGTCCTCCAATGTTCTTGAAAATCACATCTGCTCTTCCGGGATTCATCTATGCATCAGACAAAAAAGGAGTTTATATTAACCTGTTCATAGGCAGTGAAACAGAAATCAAGCTTTCTTCCAAAAACAGCGTACAATTAAAACAAGAAACATCCTACCCTTGGAAAGGCAAAGTCAATATTTCCGTAAATCCACAGAAAACAGACAAATTTCCGATTAAAGTACGTATCCCGGGATGGGCACAAGGCATTGAGAATCCATACGAGCTTTATCAATCAAACTTAAAAGGAGCGCCCCAACTGTTCGTCAATGGGAAATCTGTTCCAATTAAAATCGTTGACGGTTATGCCGAAATCAATAGAAAGTGGCAGAAAGGAGACCTAATCGAGCTTGAACTACCTATACAACCCCGCATCATCACCGCACATACTAACACAAAAGATTTGAGCAACACAGTTTGTATAGCTTCCGGTCCTATCATCTACTGTTTTGAAGACGTAGATAATCCGGATTTCAAAGATTTCCGATTAGACACAAATGCTCCATTGGAAATCATTTATCAAAAGGACTTACTGAATGGAGTGAATATAATCAAAAGTAACGGAAAAACGACTGCTATTGCTATTCCTTACTACTCGATAACTAATCGTAAAAGAGATAGCAGTCATAAAGTATGGGTACCTAAACTCTAA